The Fragaria vesca subsp. vesca linkage group LG2, FraVesHawaii_1.0, whole genome shotgun sequence genome includes a window with the following:
- the LOC101309217 gene encoding histone-lysine N-methyltransferase ASHR1-like, giving the protein MGITMEEQLDMVESLIMEEVMDQEQLMHKEEQDNSEIAVDLRHIADMDSCQNIEEVMMICRIFKKKPTPSVTSPLFGIWKTALNGFHGGILGNRGLAISKLPGKGRCLFTTKDFNPGEVIITEEPYVCMPKDSVANYLCDACFEESGNLNKCSRCKTVYYCSTACQKSEWKLHRLECEALSKVPLEFHHQITPRIRLMIRLQCRLKLQYENTIPTSAMDNHNLVNALVSRMLLILSFLLIYIDAHRRWHYAMDANLVSMVLQWPDINKQEVAVNFSKMAFNAFTIFDSELQHLGEGLYPVISFMNHSCVPNCILVFEGRTALISYIELVRSTVTRQKTLKEQYLFTCTCPRCIKVGQCNEDDAYLDGYQCTSNECDGFLLCDSDDNGFICQQCGQFKSKEEIREMESEIKSLQEKALIAEQSACSYYSVKRKDWREAVKYCKLAIALYQKIYPGYHPPLELQYYGCGKFEGYLGEAENAVKSLTKAVDIMKITYGTSTPFMKKLFSILEEQRVELEEQHFDTHQ; this is encoded by the exons ATGGGAATCACCATGGAGGAGCAGCTGGATATGGTGGAGTCCCTTATTATGGAGGAAGTGATGGATCAGGAACAATTGATGCACAAGGAGGAGCAAGACAATTCGGAGATAGCGGTGGATCTAAGACACATAGCGGATATGGACTCATGCCAGAATATAGAAGAGGTGATGATGATCTGCCGGATTTTTAAAA AAAAACCCACACCTTCCGTAACTTCACCACTTTTTGGCATTTGGAAAACCGCGCTCAATGGCTTCCATGGAGGAATTCTCGGGAACCGCGGCCTGGCCATCTCGAAGCTTCCGGGGAAAGGCCGTTGCCTCTTCACCACTAAAGACTTCAATCCAG GAGAAGTGATCATAACCGAAGAACCTTACGTGTGCATGCCGAAGGACTCGGTAGCTAACTACCTGTGCGACGCTTGTTTTGAAGAATCGGGTAACCTCAACAAGTGCTCCCGTTGCAAGACTGTGTACTACTGCTCTACCGCCTGCCAG AAGTCGGAATGGAAGCTTCACCGTCTCGAATGCGAAGCTTTGTCCAAGGTTCCGTTGGAGTTCCATCATCAAATTACGCCACGGATTCGTCTCATGATCAGACTCCAATGTCGTTTAAAGTTACAATATGAGAAC ACTATTCCTACTTCTGCTATGGACAACCACAATTTGGTGAACGCTTTGGTGTCTCGTATGCTTCTGATTCTGAGCTTTTTGCTGATTTAT ATTGATGCTCACCGAAGGTGGCACTATGCTATGGATGCTAACCTTGTCAGTATGGTACTTCAGTGGCCTGATATCAATAAACAGGAGGTTGCAGTGAACTTTTCAAAG ATGGCATTCAACGCCTTCACAATTTTTGACAGCGAATTGCAACACTTGGGTGAAGGACTGTATCCTGTCATTTCATTCATGAACCACAG CTGCGTGCCCAATTGTATTTTAGTATTTGAGGGAAGGACA GCGTTGATAAGTTACATTGAACTTGTTCGAAGCACTGTGACTCGGCAAAAGACGCTGAAGGAACAATATCTTTTCACCTGCACATGTCCCCGCTGTATTAAAGTG GGTCAGTGTAACGAAGATGATGCATATCTGGATGGCTACCAATGCACGAGTAATGAATGCGATGGCTTTTTGCTTTGCGACTCTG ATGATAATGGATTCATATGCCAACAATGCGGACAATTTAAAAGCAAGGAAGAGATAAGAGAGATGGAAAGTGAAATCAAATCATTGCAGGAAAAGGCTCTTATAGCTGAACAGTCTGCATGCTCTTAT TATTCAGTGAAGCGGAAAGACTGGAGGGAAGCTGTAAAATATTGCAAATTGGCCATTGCACTGTATCAAA AAATATATCCAGGCTATCATCCTCCACTTGAATTGCAATACTATGGCTGTGGGAAGTTTGAAGG GTATCTTGGAGAGGCCGAGAATGCTGTGAAATCTCTAACCAAGGCAGTCGATATTATGAAGATTACTTATGGGACAAGTACACCCTTCATGAAGAAACTTTTCAGTATATTGGAGGAGCAACGTGTTGAGTTGGAGGAGCAACATTTTGACACTCATCAATGA
- the LOC101309796 gene encoding endo-1,4-beta-xylanase A-like, with translation MFAPVYCLPAFCWQGTCASAYNYTTTTKCLKEPQEALYGGGIIMNPDFNHNMEGWKAFGQGNIEERISKDGNRFLVAHSRKNASDSFSQKVQVDQGKIYTFSASVQVSEGSEVVAVVFKFPTGKNIRGGDMIAEHGCWSLLKGGIVANFTSLVEIHFESKNTSVEIWVDNVSLQPFTKEEWKSHQDKSIIEQRKSKVRLQVTRANKAPLTGAEVLIKQTRSDFPFGCGMNHNILTSTEYQNWFASRFRYTTFTNEMKWYSTEIKQGQENYTIADGMVKFAKENGISIRGHNVFWDNPKMQPRWVNSTLSPEELGTASAKRINSVVARYKGQLIAWDVMNENLHFRFFEDKLGENASAAFYYTAQQLDPGTMMFMNEYNTMEYSSDEASSPANYKKKLEEILSYPGNPNLTAGIGLQGHFGSGQPNLAYMRSVLDFLGATGYPIWLTEVSVGIGPNQAQYLEEVLREAYSHPAVQGIIMFVGPITAGFNETTLVDKNFNNTPSGDVVDKLIAEWKTGSLELATDDQGYIDVSLFHGDYEVTAEDNFASSSATLSFKVTKDEPQSIVQVQIDT, from the exons ATGTTTGCACCAGTCTATTGCTTGCCTGCATTTTGCT GGCAGGGCACCTGTGCTTCAGCCTACAACTACACTACTACAACCAAG TGCTTGAAAGAGCCTCAAGAAGCTTTATATGGAGGAGGGATTATAATGAACCCAGATTTTAACCACAACATGGAAGGATGGAAAGCATTTGGACAAGGTAATATTGAAGAAAGAATATCAAAGGATGGAAACAGGTTCCTTGTAGCACACAGTAGAAAAAATGCATCAGACAGTTTCTCTCAGAAGGTTCAAGTTGACCAAGGAAAAATCTATACTTTTTCAG CTTCTGTCCAAGTCAGTGAAGGAAGTGAGGTTGTAGCTGTTGTTTTTAAGTTCCCCACCGGCAAAAACATACGTGGTGGCGATATGATAGCTGAGCATGGTTGCTGGAGTCTGCTAAAAGGTGGCATAGTAGCAAATTTCACAAGTTTGGTTGAGATTCATTTTGAG AGCAAAAATACATCAGTGGAAATATGGGTCGACAATGTCTCATTACAACCATTCACCAAGGAGGAATGGAAATCCCACCAAGACAAAAGCATTATTGAG CAACGAAAGAGTAAGGTGAGGTTGCAGGTAACTCGGGCAAATAAAGCTCCTCTTACTGGTGCTGAAGTGTTAATCAAGCAGACCAGGTCGGACTTCCCATTCGGATGTGGCATGAACCATAACATCCTCACAAGCACCGAGTACCAGAATTGGTTTGCATCAAGATTCAGATACACCACTTTCACCAATGAGATGAAGTGGTACAGCACTGAGATTAAACAAGGCCAAGAAAACTATACTATTGCAGATGGCATGGTGAAATTTGCCAAAGAGAATGGCATTTCTATTAGAGGTCACAATGTCTTCTGGGACAATCCAAAAATGCAGCCTCGCTGGGTTAACAGTACACTTTCCCCTGAGGAACTAGGAACAGCATCAGCAAAGAGAATCAATTCAGTGGTTGCTAGATACAAAGGACAACTAATTGCTTGGGATGTAATGAATGAGAATCTTCACTTCAGATTCTTTGAGGATAAACTCGGCGAAAACGCTTCTGCAGCCTTCTACTACACAGCTCAGCAGCTTGATCCTGGCACAATGATGTTCATGAATGAGTATAATACCATGGAATATAGTAGCGACGAGGCATCAAGTCCAGCCAACTACAAGAAGAAACTTGAAGAAATCTTGTCATATCCCGGAAATCCTAATCTGACAGCAGGAATAGGTTTGCAAGGTCACTTTGGTTCTGGTCAGCCAAATCTTGCTTACATGAGATCTGTTTTAGACTTTTTAGGTGCAACTGGATATCCAATATGGCTTACAGAAGTGAGTGTGGGAATAGGACCAAATCAG GCCCAGTATTTGGAAGAGGTACTAAGGGAGGCTTATTCGCATCCTGCGGTCCAAGGTATCATCATGTTCGTAGGTCCAATCACAGCTGGTTTTAATGAAACCACTCTTGTAGATAAGAATTTCAACAACACTCCATCAGGAGATGTTGTGGACAAGCTGATTGCGGAGTGGAAAACTGGGTCTCTGGAACTAGCAACTGATGATCAAGGATATATAGATGTTTCTTTGTTTCATGGAGATTATGAGGTTACAGCTGAAGACAATTTCGCCAGTTCCTCAGCTACTCTAAGCTTTAAGGTTACAAAAGATGAACCACAGTCAATTGTTCAAGTTCAGATTGATACTTGA
- the LOC101310087 gene encoding exoglucanase XynX-like, with protein sequence MKIHAGNIILLLLCPVLVAVLASVTNNTLAAGTLEVNGLSYDYTASTECLANPLKPQYGGGIIVNPELNEGLKGWSTFGNATMEHRKSENNSFIVAHSRNQPHDSIFQNVHLEIDKLYTFSAWVQVSNGSDVPVTAVFNTPTGFVHAGVTIAESNCWTMLKGGLTVNASGPAELYFESENTMSEIWVDSISLQPFTQEKWKSHQDQSIEKIRKSKVKIQAVDAQGNPLPNATISIEQKGGSFPFGCAMDKLILSNTAYQNWFTSRFRLTTFENEMKWYSTETSEGHQDYSVPDAMLRFAKQHNIAVRGHNVFWDDPQHQQGWLKSLPTKRLATDAYWRARNIVKRYKGQLIAWDVVNENLHFNFFESRMGPLASGIMYNWALKADGATPLFLNEYNTIEDSRDWKASPKAYINRLRGIQRVLDNYKGRFGIGLESHFVTPNIPYIRASIDYLATAKVPIWITELDVQSGPNQALYLEQILRELHSHPQVQGIVIWSAWQPQGCYRMCLTDNNFKNLATGNVVDKLLHEWGLRSFESTSAATDANGFFEASLFHGDYEVTITHPSVTNSSLVHRFNVAPNSESHEPLQLKLFA encoded by the exons ATGAAGATTCACGCAGGGAACATCATTCTTCTCCTGCTATGCCCTGTTTTGGTTGCAG TACTAGCTAGTGTAACAAATAATACTTTGGCTGCAGGGACGTTGGAAGTAAATGGGTTATCCTATGATTACACAGCCAGTACTGAG TGTTTGGCCAACCCTCTGAAACCACAGTATGGTGGAGGGATCATTGTAAACCCGGAATTAAATGAAGGCTTGAAAGGGTGGTCGACTTTCGGCAATGCAACAATGGAACATCGGAAATCCGAAAACAATAGTTTCATAGTGGCTCATAGCAGAAATCAACCGCATGACAGTATTTTTCAGAACGTTCACTTGGAAATTGACAAGCTTTACACATTTTCTG CTTGGGTTCAAGTGAGCAATGGTAGTGATGTTCCGGTAACTGCTGTTTTTAACACACCTACTGGATTCGTTCATGCTGGCGTAACTATTGCAGAATCTAATTGTTGGACCATGCTCAAGGGTGGCCTAACCGTGAATGCCTCAGGCCCTGCCGAGCTCTATTTTGAG AGCGAAAACACAATGTCCGAAATTTGGGTTGATAGTATCTCTTTACAACCTTTCACCCAGGAGAAGTGGAAGTCTCATCAAGATCAAAGCATTGAAAAG ATTCGTAAGAGCAAGGTGAAAATCCAAGCAGTTGATGCGCAAGGAAACCCTCTACCAAATGCTACAATCTCTATCGAACAAAAGGGAGGAAGTTTCCCGTTTGGCTGTGCTATGGACAAACTCATTCTCTCCAACACTGCCTACCAAAATTGGTTCACATCAAGATTCAGACTGACAACATTTGAAAACGAAATGAAATGGTATAGCACAGAAACTTCCGAAGGACATCAGGACTACTCGGTTCCTGATGCCATGCTTCGGTTTGCAAAGCAGCACAACATTGCAGTAAGAGGTCACAATGTTTTCTGGGATGATCCACAGCATCAACAAGGCTGGCTCAAATCACTCCCTACGAAACGACTTGCCACAGACGCATATTGGAGAGCACGTAATATTGTGAAGAGATACAAGGGCCAACTCATTGCCTGGGATGTTGTCAACGAAAACTTGCATTTTAATTTCTTTGAAAGTAGGATGGGTCCGTTAGCTTCAGGCATTATGTATAACTGGGCTCTTAAAGCTGATGGAGCAACTCCTTTGTTCTTGAATGAGTACAATACCATTGAGGATAGCAGAGATTGGAAAGCCTCGCCGAAAGCCTACATTAACAGACTCAGAGGGATTCAAAGGGTTTTGGATAATTACAAAGGTCGGTTTGGGATCGGACTCGAGTCACATTTTGTTACTCCAAACATTCCTTACATAAGAGCTTCTATTGATTATCTTGCCACTGCAAAGGTGCCCATTTGGATTACAGAATTGGACGTGCAAAGTGGCCCTAATCAG GCATTGTACTTGGAGCAGATTCTAAGGGAGTTACATTCTCACCCACAAGTTCAAGGAATTGTGATTTGGTCTGCATGGCAACCTCAAGGATGTTACAGAATGTGCTTAACCGATAACAATTTCAAGAACTTGGCCACTGGTAATGTTGTGGACAAGTTACTACATGAATGGGGTTTGCGGTCTTTCGAGTCGACTTCTGCCGCAACAGACGCTAATGGTTTCTTTGAGGCCTCCCTCTTCCATGGGGATTATGAAGTTACCATCACTCACCCCTCGGTCACAAATTCCTCTCTGGTTCACAGATTCAATGTTGCACCAAACTCTGAGTCGCATGAACCATTGCAGCTCAAACTCTTTGCTTGA
- the LOC101310377 gene encoding endo-1,4-beta-xylanase A-like: MKIDGKYSLLLLCTFIFAGSDVKALPYDYSACIECLANPLKPQYGGGIITNPEVNDGLKGWSTFGNAELQHTESQGKKFLVAHSRMQPHDSMSQKVYLQSDKLYTFSAWIQINTGSDVPVAAIFKTASGFKRAGEIIAESNCWSMLKGGLTVEASGTAELYFESNNTSVEIWVDSISLQPFTEKQWKSHQDQSIAKNRKSRVRIQAVDAKGEPLPNATVSIQQNVPSFPFGCAITSLILNNPIHQKWFTSRFTVTTFGDEMKWYSTESIQGREDYSVADAMLQFAQQNNIAVRGHNVFWDDSQYQLGWVKSLDTHQLVNATYKRLNSIMQRYKSKLIAWDVVNENLHWNFFESKMGPNASAIFYNWAIKADGETPLFLNDFNTIEESRDGASTPAMYLRKLREIQSFPGNSGGGFGIGLESHFSSSTPNLPYIRASIDTLGAANVPIWITELDVASHLDQPYYLEQLLRELHSHPRIQGIIMWAGRGHQGCYRMCLTDENFNNLPTGDVVDKLLQEWGYRSSSSFIADVNGFFEASLPHGDYDMMISQSSTMDFSRVHTLNLASTTRSLQLSV, encoded by the exons ATGAAGATTGACGGGAAATATAGTCTGCTGCTGTTATGCACTTTTATTTTTGCAG GGTCTGATGTAAAAGCTTTACCATATGATTACTCGGCATGTATCGAG TGTTTGGCCAATCCTCTGAAACCCCAATATGGTGGAGGGATCATTACAAACCCGGAAGTAAATGATGGGTTGAAAGGATGGTCTACTTTTGGCAATGCAGAACTACAACACACAGAATCACAAGGCAAGAAATTCCTTGTGGCTCATAGTAGAATGCAACCTCATGACAGTATGTCTCAGAAGGTTTACTTGCAAAGTGACAAGCTCTACACATTTTCTG CTTGGATACAAATTAATACTGGTAGTGACGTTCCAGTAGCAGCTATCTTCAAGACAGCTTCTGGATTCAAACGTGCTGGTGAGATTATTGCAGAATCGAATTGTTGGTCCATGCTCAAGGGCGGTCTAACTGTTGAGGCCTCTGGCACTGCCGAGCTCTATTTCGAG AGCAATAACACCTCCGTTGAGATCTGGGTTGACAGCATTTCGTTGCAACCCTTCACCGAAAAGCAATGGAAGTCTCACCAAGATCAAAGCATTGCCAAG AATCGTAAGAGCCGAGTGCGCATCCAAGCAGTTGATGCAAAAGGAGAGCCTCTGCCAAATGCAACAGTCTCCATCCAACAAAACGTTCCAAGTTTCCCTTTTGGTTGTGCCATTACCTCGCTCATCCTCAACAACCCTATTCACCAGAAGTGGTTCACGTCAAGGTTCACAGTAACAACATTTGGGGACGAAATGAAATGGTACAGCACAGAGAGTATCCAGGGACGTGAGGACTACTCGGTGGCTGATGCCATGCTTCAGTTTGCACAACAAAACAACATTGCAGTTAGAGGCCACAATGTGTTCTGGGATGATTCGCAATACCAACTCGGTTGGGTCAAATCACTCGATACGCATCAACTTGTTAACGCAACTTACAAGAGGCTGAATTCTATTATGCAAAGATACAAGAGCAAGCTCATTGCGTGGGATGTAGTTAACGAAAATTTACATTGGAATTTCTTTGAAAGTAAGATGGGTCCAAATGCTTCAGCAATTTTTTATAACTGGGCTATTAAAGCTGATGGAGAAACCCCCTTGTTTCTGAATGATTTTAATACCATTGAGGAGAGCAGAGATGGAGCATCGACGCCAGCTATGTACCTTCGGAAGCTCAGAGAGATTCAAAGCTTTCCAGGCAACAGTGGAGGAGGGTTTGGGATTGGACTTGAATCTCATTTCAGTAGTAGTACTCCAAACCTTCCTTACATAAGAGCATCTATCGATACCCTTGGGGCTGCAAATGTGCCCATTTGGATCACGGAATTGGACGTAGCAAGCCATCTCGATCAG CCATATTACTTGGAGCAACTTCTTAGAGAGTTGCACTCTCACCCTCGTATTCAAGGAATCATTATGTGGGCTGGACGGGGACACCAAGGATGTTACAGAATGTGTTTGACAGATGAAAACTTCAACAACTTGCCGACTGGTGACGTTGTGGACAAGTTATTGCAGGAATGGGGTTATAGGAGCTCGTCTTCTTTCATAGCAGACGTCAATGGTTTCTTCGAGGCCTCCCTTCCCCATGGAGATTATGACATGATGATTAGTCAGTCTTCAACGATGGATTTCTCCAGGGTTCACACATTGAATTTGGCATCAACTACTAGGTCCCTTCAACTTTCTGTTTGA
- the LOC101309886 gene encoding ABC transporter G family member 8-like yields MEDTPSLPASKTYELTASSISYTKSTTAITAFAPLNFLFKPCTSSSSPTYILRDVTLTAYPSQILAVVGPSGAGKSTLLDILAARTSPTSGALLLNSSPVNPSSFRKLSAYVPQHDACLPLLTVFETFAFAACLLIPNPNKSNIATIVSSLLSELRLTHLTNTRLGHGLSGGERRRVSIGLSLLHDPAVLLLDEPTSGLDSTSAFNVMQTLKSICTSRQRTVVLSIHQPSFKILSTIDRILLLSKGQVVHHGTLSSLEEFLLSNGFTVPPQLNALEYTMEILNRLTVPKPISSTTSPPLISSSPNSDDGDGARQVVRYKSSRIHEILTLYNRFWKIIYRTRQLLLTNTLEALLVGLVLGTIYINIGFDKQGIEKRFGLFAFTLTFLLSSTTETLPIFINERPILLRETSGGIYRLSSYLIANTLVFLPYLLAIAIIYSVCVYFLVGLCASWQAFAYFILVIWIIVLMANSFVLFLSSLAPNYIAGTSLVTISLGGFFLFSGYFISKDNMPKYWLFMHFFSMYKYALDALLINEYGCLVSTCMIWYSDDRSKNSTKSSSTCMMTGGDVLQKRGLHEGQRWTNIYILIGFFVAYRVLCLLVLLRRVSRSKK; encoded by the coding sequence ATGGAAGACACACCATCCTTACCTGCATCAAAAACTTATGAACTAACAGCCTCCTCAATCTCATACACCAAATCCACCACCGCAATCACCGCCTTTGCTCCACTTAACTTCCTCTTCAAGCCATGCACCTCCTCTTCTTCTCCCACGTACATCCTCCGCGACGTCACCCTCACCGCCTACCCCTCCCAAATCCTCGCCGTTGTTGGCCCTAGCGGCGCCGGAAAGTCCACCCTCCTCGACATCCTAGCCGCCCGAACCTCCCCCACAAGCGGTGCCCTCCTCCTCAACTCCTCCCCCGTCAACCCTTCCTCCTTCCGTAAACTCTCCGCCTACGTTCCTCAACATGATGCATGCCTCCCCCTCCTCACAGTATTTGAGACCTTCGCCTTTGCCGCCTGCCTCCTCATCCCAAACCCTAACAAGTCCAACATTGCCACCATCGTCTCCTCTCTTCTCTCCGAGCTCCGCCTCACTCACTTGACCAACACGCGCCTCGGCCACGGCCTATCTGGCGGTGAACGTCGCCGCGTCTCCATCGGCCTAAGCCTTCTACACGACCCAGCCGTCCTCCTTCTCGATGAACCAACCTCCGGCCTCGACAGCACCTCCGCTTTCAACGTAATGCAGACCCTCAAGTCCATCTGCACCTCCCGTCAGCGCACGGTTGTTCTATCAATCCACCAACCTAGCTTCAAGATCCTCTCCACCATTGATAGAATCCTCTTGCTTTCAAAAGGTCAAGTTGTTCACCACGGAACCCTTTCTTCTCTGGAAGAGTTTCTCCTCTCAAATGGCTTCACTGTCCCTCCACAGCTCAACGCCTTGGAATACACCATGGAAATACTAAACCGCCTCACAGTCCCTAAACCTATCTCATCCACCACTTCACCTCCATTAATCTCTTCTTCTCCAAATTCTGATGATGGTGATGGAGCTAGACAAGTGGTTCGTTACAAAAGCTCTAGAATCCACGAGATTTTGACGCTTTACAATCGCTTTTGGAAAATCATATACAGAACTAGGCAGCTACTCTTAACAAACACCTTGGAGGCCTTACTTGTGGGTTTGGTTTTGGGCACCATTTACATAAACATCGGGTTTGACAAGCAAGGAATCGAGAAGAGGTTCGGTCTTTTTGCTTTCACTCTCACTTTCCTTCTTTCCTCCACAACCGAAACACTTCCGATCTTCATCAACGAAAGACCTATTCTTCTTAGAGAAACTTCCGGTGGGATTTACAGGCTCTCTTCGTATCTGATAGCGAATACTCTAGTTTTCTTGCCCTACTTGCTTGCGATCGCGATCATATACTCGGTCTGTGTCTACTTCTTGGTTGGTCTTTGTGCTAGTTGGCAAGCTTTTGCTTACTTTATCTTAGTGATATGGATCATTGTGTTAATGGCCAACTCGTTCGTCCTCTTCTTGAGTTCACTTGCTCCAAACTACATTGCCGGGACTTCGCTTGTGACGATTAGTCTCGGCGGTTTCTTTCTATTTTCCGGCTACTTTATCTCAAAGGATAACATGCCCAAGTATTGGTTGTTCATGCACTTCTTTTCTATGTACAAGTATGCTCTTGATGCGCTTTTGATCAATGAGTATGGTTGCCTTGTGTCGACGTGTATGATATGGTACTCCGATGATCGGAGTAAAAACAGTACAAAGAGTAGTAGTACATGCATGATGACCGGAGGTGATGTGTTGCAGAAGAGAGGGCTCCATGAAGGGCAGAGGTGGACCAACATTTACATCTTGATTGGATTCTTCGTTGCCTACCGTGTGCTATGTCTGCTGGTTTTGCTCAGAAGGGTTTCAAGATCAAAGAAGTAG